A portion of the Drosophila sechellia strain sech25 chromosome 2R, ASM438219v1, whole genome shotgun sequence genome contains these proteins:
- the LOC6620685 gene encoding serine protease inhibitor 42Dd isoform X8 encodes MDYRLVPCACWLLPLLGLALSPFPPVHSADVTMADAAHQEFARRLALFSINVYDKLSAQKPGENIIFSPFSIQTCAAMARLGAEKETATQLDQGLGLASSDPEQIAQSFHQVLAAYQDSQILRIANKIFVMDGYQLRQEFDQLLSKQFLSAAQSVDFSKNVQAAATINNWVEQRTNHLIKDLVPASVLNSDSRLVLVNAIHFKGAWKHQFSKHLTRPDTFHLDGERTVQVSMMSLKESLRYADLPALDATALELPYKDSDLSMLIVLPKTKTGLPALEEKLRLTTLSQITQALYETKVALKLPRFKAEFQVELSEVFQKLGMSRMFSDQAEFGKMLQSPEPLKVSAIIHKAFIEVNEEGTEAAAATVWRVMGVAAFNRKRFIANHPFAFYVKNHYDLPIFTGRYLG; translated from the exons ATGGATTATCGTTTGGTGCCATGTG CTTGCTGGTTGCTCCCCCTGCTCGGCCTAGCCCTCTCCCCGTTTCCACCGGTCCATTCGGCTGACGTCACCATGGCCGACGCCGCCCACCAGGAGTTCGCCCGCCGGCTGGCCCTTTTCTCTATCAACGTGTACGACAAGCTATCGGCTCAGAAGCCCGGCGAGAACATCATCTTCTCGCCCTTTTCCATCCAGACCTGTGCGGCGATGGCCAGGCTGGGTGCAGAAAAGGAGACGGCTACCCAGCTGGACCAGGGATTGGGTTTGGCCTCCAGCGACCCAGAGCAAATCGCACAGAGTTTCCACCAGGTGCTGGCCGCCTACCAGGACAGCCAGATCCTGCGCATCGCCAACAAGATTTTCGTGATGGATGGCTACCAGCTGCGCCAGGAGTTTGACCAGCTGTTATCCAAGCAGTTCCTCTCGGCGGCTCAGAGCGTGGACTTTTCCAAAAATGTCCAAGCAGCGGCAACCATCAACAATTGGGTTGAGCAGCGGACCAACCACCTGATCAAGGATCTTGTGCCGGCTAGTGTATTGAACTCAGACTCGCGACTGGTCCTTGTGAACGCCATTCACTTCAAGGGCGCCTGGAAGCACCAGTTCAGTAAACACTTAACCCGCCCGGACACCTTTCACCTGGATGGCGAGCGGACCGTTCAGGTTTCGATGATGAGTTTAAAGGAGAGTCTCCGCTATGCCGATCTGCCGGCGCTAGATGCCACGGCCCTGGAACTGCCCTACAAGGACTCAGACCTCTCTATGCTGATCGTTCTGCCCAAAACCAAGACGGGTCTGCCCGCCCTGGAGGAGAAGTTGCGCCTCACGACCCTCTCGCAGATCACGCAGGCGTTGTACGAAACAAAGGTGGCGCTCAAATTGCCCAGGTTCAAGGCAGAGTTCCAAGTGGAGTTGTCTGAGGTTTTCCAGAAG CTGGGCATGTCAAGGATGTTCTCCGATCAGGCTGAATTCGGAAAAATGCTACAAAGTCCGGAGCCATTGAAAGTGTCAGCCATCATACACAAGGCCTTCATAGAAGTCAACGAGGAGGGAACGGAGGCTGCTGCCGCCACGG TATGGCGGGTGATGGGCGTGGCTGCCTTCAATCGCAAACGCTTCATTGCCAACCATCCCTTTGCTTTCTACGTGAAGAACCATTACGATCTGCCGATATTCACTGGTCGCTACTTGGGTTAA
- the LOC6620685 gene encoding serine protease inhibitor 42Dd isoform X5 has translation MKSSTPHPRSIWILTACWLLPLLGLALSPFPPVHSADVTMADAAHQEFARRLALFSINVYDKLSAQKPGENIIFSPFSIQTCAAMARLGAEKETATQLDQGLGLASSDPEQIAQSFHQVLAAYQDSQILRIANKIFVMDGYQLRQEFDQLLSKQFLSAAQSVDFSKNVQAAATINNWVEQRTNHLIKDLVPASVLNSDSRLVLVNAIHFKGAWKHQFSKHLTRPDTFHLDGERTVQVSMMSLKESLRYADLPALDATALELPYKDSDLSMLIVLPKTKTGLPALEEKLRLTTLSQITQALYETKVALKLPRFKAEFQVELSEVFQKLGMSRMFSDQAEFGKMLQSPEPLKVSAIIHKAFIEVNEEGTEAAAATVWRVMGVAAFNRKRFIANHPFAFYVKNHYDLPIFTGRYLG, from the exons atgaaatcGAGCACACCTCATCCACGGTCGATTTGGATACTTACAGCTTGCTGGTTGCTCCCCCTGCTCGGCCTAGCCCTCTCCCCGTTTCCACCGGTCCATTCGGCTGACGTCACCATGGCCGACGCCGCCCACCAGGAGTTCGCCCGCCGGCTGGCCCTTTTCTCTATCAACGTGTACGACAAGCTATCGGCTCAGAAGCCCGGCGAGAACATCATCTTCTCGCCCTTTTCCATCCAGACCTGTGCGGCGATGGCCAGGCTGGGTGCAGAAAAGGAGACGGCTACCCAGCTGGACCAGGGATTGGGTTTGGCCTCCAGCGACCCAGAGCAAATCGCACAGAGTTTCCACCAGGTGCTGGCCGCCTACCAGGACAGCCAGATCCTGCGCATCGCCAACAAGATTTTCGTGATGGATGGCTACCAGCTGCGCCAGGAGTTTGACCAGCTGTTATCCAAGCAGTTCCTCTCGGCGGCTCAGAGCGTGGACTTTTCCAAAAATGTCCAAGCAGCGGCAACCATCAACAATTGGGTTGAGCAGCGGACCAACCACCTGATCAAGGATCTTGTGCCGGCTAGTGTATTGAACTCAGACTCGCGACTGGTCCTTGTGAACGCCATTCACTTCAAGGGCGCCTGGAAGCACCAGTTCAGTAAACACTTAACCCGCCCGGACACCTTTCACCTGGATGGCGAGCGGACCGTTCAGGTTTCGATGATGAGTTTAAAGGAGAGTCTCCGCTATGCCGATCTGCCGGCGCTAGATGCCACGGCCCTGGAACTGCCCTACAAGGACTCAGACCTCTCTATGCTGATCGTTCTGCCCAAAACCAAGACGGGTCTGCCCGCCCTGGAGGAGAAGTTGCGCCTCACGACCCTCTCGCAGATCACGCAGGCGTTGTACGAAACAAAGGTGGCGCTCAAATTGCCCAGGTTCAAGGCAGAGTTCCAAGTGGAGTTGTCTGAGGTTTTCCAGAAG CTGGGCATGTCAAGGATGTTCTCCGATCAGGCTGAATTCGGAAAAATGCTACAAAGTCCGGAGCCATTGAAAGTGTCAGCCATCATACACAAGGCCTTCATAGAAGTCAACGAGGAGGGAACGGAGGCTGCTGCCGCCACGG TATGGCGGGTGATGGGCGTGGCTGCCTTCAATCGCAAACGCTTCATTGCCAACCATCCCTTTGCTTTCTACGTGAAGAACCATTACGATCTGCCGATATTCACTGGTCGCTACTTGGGTTAA
- the LOC6620685 gene encoding antichymotrypsin-2 isoform X3 has protein sequence MKSSTPHPRSIWILTACWLLPLLGLALSPFPPVHSADVTMADAAHQEFARRLALFSINVYDKLSAQKPGENIIFSPFSIQTCAAMARLGAEKETATQLDQGLGLASSDPEQIAQSFHQVLAAYQDSQILRIANKIFVMDGYQLRQEFDQLLSKQFLSAAQSVDFSKNVQAAATINNWVEQRTNHLIKDLVPASVLNSDSRLVLVNAIHFKGAWKHQFSKHLTRPDTFHLDGERTVQVSMMSLKESLRYADLPALDATALELPYKDSDLSMLIVLPKTKTGLPALEEKLRLTTLSQITQALYETKVALKLPRFKAEFQVELSEVFQKLGMSRMFSDQAEFGKMLQSPEPLKVSAIIHKAFIEVNEEGTEAAAATGLVMSLTSLPMPKPDPIRFHVDHPFTFYILNKDSTALFAGSIKKL, from the exons atgaaatcGAGCACACCTCATCCACGGTCGATTTGGATACTTACAGCTTGCTGGTTGCTCCCCCTGCTCGGCCTAGCCCTCTCCCCGTTTCCACCGGTCCATTCGGCTGACGTCACCATGGCCGACGCCGCCCACCAGGAGTTCGCCCGCCGGCTGGCCCTTTTCTCTATCAACGTGTACGACAAGCTATCGGCTCAGAAGCCCGGCGAGAACATCATCTTCTCGCCCTTTTCCATCCAGACCTGTGCGGCGATGGCCAGGCTGGGTGCAGAAAAGGAGACGGCTACCCAGCTGGACCAGGGATTGGGTTTGGCCTCCAGCGACCCAGAGCAAATCGCACAGAGTTTCCACCAGGTGCTGGCCGCCTACCAGGACAGCCAGATCCTGCGCATCGCCAACAAGATTTTCGTGATGGATGGCTACCAGCTGCGCCAGGAGTTTGACCAGCTGTTATCCAAGCAGTTCCTCTCGGCGGCTCAGAGCGTGGACTTTTCCAAAAATGTCCAAGCAGCGGCAACCATCAACAATTGGGTTGAGCAGCGGACCAACCACCTGATCAAGGATCTTGTGCCGGCTAGTGTATTGAACTCAGACTCGCGACTGGTCCTTGTGAACGCCATTCACTTCAAGGGCGCCTGGAAGCACCAGTTCAGTAAACACTTAACCCGCCCGGACACCTTTCACCTGGATGGCGAGCGGACCGTTCAGGTTTCGATGATGAGTTTAAAGGAGAGTCTCCGCTATGCCGATCTGCCGGCGCTAGATGCCACGGCCCTGGAACTGCCCTACAAGGACTCAGACCTCTCTATGCTGATCGTTCTGCCCAAAACCAAGACGGGTCTGCCCGCCCTGGAGGAGAAGTTGCGCCTCACGACCCTCTCGCAGATCACGCAGGCGTTGTACGAAACAAAGGTGGCGCTCAAATTGCCCAGGTTCAAGGCAGAGTTCCAAGTGGAGTTGTCTGAGGTTTTCCAGAAG CTGGGCATGTCAAGGATGTTCTCCGATCAGGCTGAATTCGGAAAAATGCTACAAAGTCCGGAGCCATTGAAAGTGTCAGCCATCATACACAAGGCCTTCATAGAAGTCAACGAGGAGGGAACGGAGGCTGCTGCCGCCACGG GTTTGGTCATGAGCCTTACTTCGCTGCCCATGCCGAAGCCGGATCCGATACGTTTCCATGTCGACCATCCATTTACATTTTACATCCTTAACAAGGACTCAACCGCTCTCTTCGCTGGCAGCATAAAAAAACTCTAA
- the LOC6620685 gene encoding antichymotrypsin-2 isoform X6: protein MDYRLVPCACWLLPLLGLALSPFPPVHSADVTMADAAHQEFARRLALFSINVYDKLSAQKPGENIIFSPFSIQTCAAMARLGAEKETATQLDQGLGLASSDPEQIAQSFHQVLAAYQDSQILRIANKIFVMDGYQLRQEFDQLLSKQFLSAAQSVDFSKNVQAAATINNWVEQRTNHLIKDLVPASVLNSDSRLVLVNAIHFKGAWKHQFSKHLTRPDTFHLDGERTVQVSMMSLKESLRYADLPALDATALELPYKDSDLSMLIVLPKTKTGLPALEEKLRLTTLSQITQALYETKVALKLPRFKAEFQVELSEVFQKLGMSRMFSDQAEFGKMLQSPEPLKVSAIIHKAFIEVNEEGTEAAAATGLVMSLTSLPMPKPDPIRFHVDHPFTFYILNKDSTALFAGSIKKL, encoded by the exons ATGGATTATCGTTTGGTGCCATGTG CTTGCTGGTTGCTCCCCCTGCTCGGCCTAGCCCTCTCCCCGTTTCCACCGGTCCATTCGGCTGACGTCACCATGGCCGACGCCGCCCACCAGGAGTTCGCCCGCCGGCTGGCCCTTTTCTCTATCAACGTGTACGACAAGCTATCGGCTCAGAAGCCCGGCGAGAACATCATCTTCTCGCCCTTTTCCATCCAGACCTGTGCGGCGATGGCCAGGCTGGGTGCAGAAAAGGAGACGGCTACCCAGCTGGACCAGGGATTGGGTTTGGCCTCCAGCGACCCAGAGCAAATCGCACAGAGTTTCCACCAGGTGCTGGCCGCCTACCAGGACAGCCAGATCCTGCGCATCGCCAACAAGATTTTCGTGATGGATGGCTACCAGCTGCGCCAGGAGTTTGACCAGCTGTTATCCAAGCAGTTCCTCTCGGCGGCTCAGAGCGTGGACTTTTCCAAAAATGTCCAAGCAGCGGCAACCATCAACAATTGGGTTGAGCAGCGGACCAACCACCTGATCAAGGATCTTGTGCCGGCTAGTGTATTGAACTCAGACTCGCGACTGGTCCTTGTGAACGCCATTCACTTCAAGGGCGCCTGGAAGCACCAGTTCAGTAAACACTTAACCCGCCCGGACACCTTTCACCTGGATGGCGAGCGGACCGTTCAGGTTTCGATGATGAGTTTAAAGGAGAGTCTCCGCTATGCCGATCTGCCGGCGCTAGATGCCACGGCCCTGGAACTGCCCTACAAGGACTCAGACCTCTCTATGCTGATCGTTCTGCCCAAAACCAAGACGGGTCTGCCCGCCCTGGAGGAGAAGTTGCGCCTCACGACCCTCTCGCAGATCACGCAGGCGTTGTACGAAACAAAGGTGGCGCTCAAATTGCCCAGGTTCAAGGCAGAGTTCCAAGTGGAGTTGTCTGAGGTTTTCCAGAAG CTGGGCATGTCAAGGATGTTCTCCGATCAGGCTGAATTCGGAAAAATGCTACAAAGTCCGGAGCCATTGAAAGTGTCAGCCATCATACACAAGGCCTTCATAGAAGTCAACGAGGAGGGAACGGAGGCTGCTGCCGCCACGG GTTTGGTCATGAGCCTTACTTCGCTGCCCATGCCGAAGCCGGATCCGATACGTTTCCATGTCGACCATCCATTTACATTTTACATCCTTAACAAGGACTCAACCGCTCTCTTCGCTGGCAGCATAAAAAAACTCTAA
- the LOC6620685 gene encoding serine protease inhibitor 42Dd isoform X7, which yields MDYRLVPCACWLLPLLGLALSPFPPVHSADVTMADAAHQEFARRLALFSINVYDKLSAQKPGENIIFSPFSIQTCAAMARLGAEKETATQLDQGLGLASSDPEQIAQSFHQVLAAYQDSQILRIANKIFVMDGYQLRQEFDQLLSKQFLSAAQSVDFSKNVQAAATINNWVEQRTNHLIKDLVPASVLNSDSRLVLVNAIHFKGAWKHQFSKHLTRPDTFHLDGERTVQVSMMSLKESLRYADLPALDATALELPYKDSDLSMLIVLPKTKTGLPALEEKLRLTTLSQITQALYETKVALKLPRFKAEFQVELSEVFQKLGMSRMFSDQAEFGKMLQSPEPLKVSAIIHKAFIEVNEEGTEAAAATGMVMCYATMLTFEPQPVQFHVQHPFNYYIINKDSTILFAGRINNF from the exons ATGGATTATCGTTTGGTGCCATGTG CTTGCTGGTTGCTCCCCCTGCTCGGCCTAGCCCTCTCCCCGTTTCCACCGGTCCATTCGGCTGACGTCACCATGGCCGACGCCGCCCACCAGGAGTTCGCCCGCCGGCTGGCCCTTTTCTCTATCAACGTGTACGACAAGCTATCGGCTCAGAAGCCCGGCGAGAACATCATCTTCTCGCCCTTTTCCATCCAGACCTGTGCGGCGATGGCCAGGCTGGGTGCAGAAAAGGAGACGGCTACCCAGCTGGACCAGGGATTGGGTTTGGCCTCCAGCGACCCAGAGCAAATCGCACAGAGTTTCCACCAGGTGCTGGCCGCCTACCAGGACAGCCAGATCCTGCGCATCGCCAACAAGATTTTCGTGATGGATGGCTACCAGCTGCGCCAGGAGTTTGACCAGCTGTTATCCAAGCAGTTCCTCTCGGCGGCTCAGAGCGTGGACTTTTCCAAAAATGTCCAAGCAGCGGCAACCATCAACAATTGGGTTGAGCAGCGGACCAACCACCTGATCAAGGATCTTGTGCCGGCTAGTGTATTGAACTCAGACTCGCGACTGGTCCTTGTGAACGCCATTCACTTCAAGGGCGCCTGGAAGCACCAGTTCAGTAAACACTTAACCCGCCCGGACACCTTTCACCTGGATGGCGAGCGGACCGTTCAGGTTTCGATGATGAGTTTAAAGGAGAGTCTCCGCTATGCCGATCTGCCGGCGCTAGATGCCACGGCCCTGGAACTGCCCTACAAGGACTCAGACCTCTCTATGCTGATCGTTCTGCCCAAAACCAAGACGGGTCTGCCCGCCCTGGAGGAGAAGTTGCGCCTCACGACCCTCTCGCAGATCACGCAGGCGTTGTACGAAACAAAGGTGGCGCTCAAATTGCCCAGGTTCAAGGCAGAGTTCCAAGTGGAGTTGTCTGAGGTTTTCCAGAAG CTGGGCATGTCAAGGATGTTCTCCGATCAGGCTGAATTCGGAAAAATGCTACAAAGTCCGGAGCCATTGAAAGTGTCAGCCATCATACACAAGGCCTTCATAGAAGTCAACGAGGAGGGAACGGAGGCTGCTGCCGCCACGG GAATGGTCATGTGCTACGCCACCATGCTCACGTTCGAACCACAGCCCGTCCAATTCCATGTCCAGCATCCATTTAACTATTACATTATTAATAAGGATTCTACTATTTTGTTTGCGGGAAGAATCAACAACTTTTGA
- the LOC6620685 gene encoding serine protease inhibitor 42Dd isoform X4: MKSSTPHPRSIWILTACWLLPLLGLALSPFPPVHSADVTMADAAHQEFARRLALFSINVYDKLSAQKPGENIIFSPFSIQTCAAMARLGAEKETATQLDQGLGLASSDPEQIAQSFHQVLAAYQDSQILRIANKIFVMDGYQLRQEFDQLLSKQFLSAAQSVDFSKNVQAAATINNWVEQRTNHLIKDLVPASVLNSDSRLVLVNAIHFKGAWKHQFSKHLTRPDTFHLDGERTVQVSMMSLKESLRYADLPALDATALELPYKDSDLSMLIVLPKTKTGLPALEEKLRLTTLSQITQALYETKVALKLPRFKAEFQVELSEVFQKLGMSRMFSDQAEFGKMLQSPEPLKVSAIIHKAFIEVNEEGTEAAAATGMVMCYATMLTFEPQPVQFHVQHPFNYYIINKDSTILFAGRINNF, encoded by the exons atgaaatcGAGCACACCTCATCCACGGTCGATTTGGATACTTACAGCTTGCTGGTTGCTCCCCCTGCTCGGCCTAGCCCTCTCCCCGTTTCCACCGGTCCATTCGGCTGACGTCACCATGGCCGACGCCGCCCACCAGGAGTTCGCCCGCCGGCTGGCCCTTTTCTCTATCAACGTGTACGACAAGCTATCGGCTCAGAAGCCCGGCGAGAACATCATCTTCTCGCCCTTTTCCATCCAGACCTGTGCGGCGATGGCCAGGCTGGGTGCAGAAAAGGAGACGGCTACCCAGCTGGACCAGGGATTGGGTTTGGCCTCCAGCGACCCAGAGCAAATCGCACAGAGTTTCCACCAGGTGCTGGCCGCCTACCAGGACAGCCAGATCCTGCGCATCGCCAACAAGATTTTCGTGATGGATGGCTACCAGCTGCGCCAGGAGTTTGACCAGCTGTTATCCAAGCAGTTCCTCTCGGCGGCTCAGAGCGTGGACTTTTCCAAAAATGTCCAAGCAGCGGCAACCATCAACAATTGGGTTGAGCAGCGGACCAACCACCTGATCAAGGATCTTGTGCCGGCTAGTGTATTGAACTCAGACTCGCGACTGGTCCTTGTGAACGCCATTCACTTCAAGGGCGCCTGGAAGCACCAGTTCAGTAAACACTTAACCCGCCCGGACACCTTTCACCTGGATGGCGAGCGGACCGTTCAGGTTTCGATGATGAGTTTAAAGGAGAGTCTCCGCTATGCCGATCTGCCGGCGCTAGATGCCACGGCCCTGGAACTGCCCTACAAGGACTCAGACCTCTCTATGCTGATCGTTCTGCCCAAAACCAAGACGGGTCTGCCCGCCCTGGAGGAGAAGTTGCGCCTCACGACCCTCTCGCAGATCACGCAGGCGTTGTACGAAACAAAGGTGGCGCTCAAATTGCCCAGGTTCAAGGCAGAGTTCCAAGTGGAGTTGTCTGAGGTTTTCCAGAAG CTGGGCATGTCAAGGATGTTCTCCGATCAGGCTGAATTCGGAAAAATGCTACAAAGTCCGGAGCCATTGAAAGTGTCAGCCATCATACACAAGGCCTTCATAGAAGTCAACGAGGAGGGAACGGAGGCTGCTGCCGCCACGG GAATGGTCATGTGCTACGCCACCATGCTCACGTTCGAACCACAGCCCGTCCAATTCCATGTCCAGCATCCATTTAACTATTACATTATTAATAAGGATTCTACTATTTTGTTTGCGGGAAGAATCAACAACTTTTGA
- the LOC6620685 gene encoding serine protease inhibitor 42Dd isoform X1, translating into MKSSTPHPRSIWILTACWLLPLLGLALSPFPPVHSADVTMADAAHQEFARRLALFSINVYDKLSAQKPGENIIFSPFSIQTCAAMARLGAEKETATQLDQGLGLASSDPEQIAQSFHQVLAAYQDSQILRIANKIFVMDGYQLRQEFDQLLSKQFLSAAQSVDFSKNVQAAATINNWVEQRTNHLIKDLVPASVLNSDSRLVLVNAIHFKGAWKHQFSKHLTRPDTFHLDGERTVQVSMMSLKESLRYADLPALDATALELPYKDSDLSMLIVLPKTKTGLPALEEKLRLTTLSQITQALYETKVALKLPRFKAEFQVELSEVFQKLGMSRMFSDQAEFGKMLQSPEPLKVSAIIHKAFIEVNEEGTEAAAATGMAVRRKRAIMSLEEPIEFLADHPFTYVLVHQKDLPLFWGSVVRLEENTSASSEHDEL; encoded by the exons atgaaatcGAGCACACCTCATCCACGGTCGATTTGGATACTTACAGCTTGCTGGTTGCTCCCCCTGCTCGGCCTAGCCCTCTCCCCGTTTCCACCGGTCCATTCGGCTGACGTCACCATGGCCGACGCCGCCCACCAGGAGTTCGCCCGCCGGCTGGCCCTTTTCTCTATCAACGTGTACGACAAGCTATCGGCTCAGAAGCCCGGCGAGAACATCATCTTCTCGCCCTTTTCCATCCAGACCTGTGCGGCGATGGCCAGGCTGGGTGCAGAAAAGGAGACGGCTACCCAGCTGGACCAGGGATTGGGTTTGGCCTCCAGCGACCCAGAGCAAATCGCACAGAGTTTCCACCAGGTGCTGGCCGCCTACCAGGACAGCCAGATCCTGCGCATCGCCAACAAGATTTTCGTGATGGATGGCTACCAGCTGCGCCAGGAGTTTGACCAGCTGTTATCCAAGCAGTTCCTCTCGGCGGCTCAGAGCGTGGACTTTTCCAAAAATGTCCAAGCAGCGGCAACCATCAACAATTGGGTTGAGCAGCGGACCAACCACCTGATCAAGGATCTTGTGCCGGCTAGTGTATTGAACTCAGACTCGCGACTGGTCCTTGTGAACGCCATTCACTTCAAGGGCGCCTGGAAGCACCAGTTCAGTAAACACTTAACCCGCCCGGACACCTTTCACCTGGATGGCGAGCGGACCGTTCAGGTTTCGATGATGAGTTTAAAGGAGAGTCTCCGCTATGCCGATCTGCCGGCGCTAGATGCCACGGCCCTGGAACTGCCCTACAAGGACTCAGACCTCTCTATGCTGATCGTTCTGCCCAAAACCAAGACGGGTCTGCCCGCCCTGGAGGAGAAGTTGCGCCTCACGACCCTCTCGCAGATCACGCAGGCGTTGTACGAAACAAAGGTGGCGCTCAAATTGCCCAGGTTCAAGGCAGAGTTCCAAGTGGAGTTGTCTGAGGTTTTCCAGAAG CTGGGCATGTCAAGGATGTTCTCCGATCAGGCTGAATTCGGAAAAATGCTACAAAGTCCGGAGCCATTGAAAGTGTCAGCCATCATACACAAGGCCTTCATAGAAGTCAACGAGGAGGGAACGGAGGCTGCTGCCGCCACGG GCATGGCGGTGCGTAGGAAGCGCGCTATTATGTCGCTTGAGGAACCAATTGAGTTCCTTGCCGACCATCCTTTCACCTATGTCCTTGTGCATCAGAAGGATCTGCCATTGTTTTGGGGCTCAGTTGTGCGGCTCGAGGAAAATACCTCCGCCTCCAGCGAGCATGATGAGCTGTAA
- the LOC6620685 gene encoding serine protease inhibitor 42Dd isoform X9: MADAAHQEFARRLALFSINVYDKLSAQKPGENIIFSPFSIQTCAAMARLGAEKETATQLDQGLGLASSDPEQIAQSFHQVLAAYQDSQILRIANKIFVMDGYQLRQEFDQLLSKQFLSAAQSVDFSKNVQAAATINNWVEQRTNHLIKDLVPASVLNSDSRLVLVNAIHFKGAWKHQFSKHLTRPDTFHLDGERTVQVSMMSLKESLRYADLPALDATALELPYKDSDLSMLIVLPKTKTGLPALEEKLRLTTLSQITQALYETKVALKLPRFKAEFQVELSEVFQKLGMSRMFSDQAEFGKMLQSPEPLKVSAIIHKAFIEVNEEGTEAAAATGMAVRRKRAIMSLEEPIEFLADHPFTYVLVHQKDLPLFWGSVVRLEENTSASSEHDEL; the protein is encoded by the exons ATGGCCGACGCCGCCCACCAGGAGTTCGCCCGCCGGCTGGCCCTTTTCTCTATCAACGTGTACGACAAGCTATCGGCTCAGAAGCCCGGCGAGAACATCATCTTCTCGCCCTTTTCCATCCAGACCTGTGCGGCGATGGCCAGGCTGGGTGCAGAAAAGGAGACGGCTACCCAGCTGGACCAGGGATTGGGTTTGGCCTCCAGCGACCCAGAGCAAATCGCACAGAGTTTCCACCAGGTGCTGGCCGCCTACCAGGACAGCCAGATCCTGCGCATCGCCAACAAGATTTTCGTGATGGATGGCTACCAGCTGCGCCAGGAGTTTGACCAGCTGTTATCCAAGCAGTTCCTCTCGGCGGCTCAGAGCGTGGACTTTTCCAAAAATGTCCAAGCAGCGGCAACCATCAACAATTGGGTTGAGCAGCGGACCAACCACCTGATCAAGGATCTTGTGCCGGCTAGTGTATTGAACTCAGACTCGCGACTGGTCCTTGTGAACGCCATTCACTTCAAGGGCGCCTGGAAGCACCAGTTCAGTAAACACTTAACCCGCCCGGACACCTTTCACCTGGATGGCGAGCGGACCGTTCAGGTTTCGATGATGAGTTTAAAGGAGAGTCTCCGCTATGCCGATCTGCCGGCGCTAGATGCCACGGCCCTGGAACTGCCCTACAAGGACTCAGACCTCTCTATGCTGATCGTTCTGCCCAAAACCAAGACGGGTCTGCCCGCCCTGGAGGAGAAGTTGCGCCTCACGACCCTCTCGCAGATCACGCAGGCGTTGTACGAAACAAAGGTGGCGCTCAAATTGCCCAGGTTCAAGGCAGAGTTCCAAGTGGAGTTGTCTGAGGTTTTCCAGAAG CTGGGCATGTCAAGGATGTTCTCCGATCAGGCTGAATTCGGAAAAATGCTACAAAGTCCGGAGCCATTGAAAGTGTCAGCCATCATACACAAGGCCTTCATAGAAGTCAACGAGGAGGGAACGGAGGCTGCTGCCGCCACGG GCATGGCGGTGCGTAGGAAGCGCGCTATTATGTCGCTTGAGGAACCAATTGAGTTCCTTGCCGACCATCCTTTCACCTATGTCCTTGTGCATCAGAAGGATCTGCCATTGTTTTGGGGCTCAGTTGTGCGGCTCGAGGAAAATACCTCCGCCTCCAGCGAGCATGATGAGCTGTAA